DNA sequence from the Prolixibacter sp. SD074 genome:
GGCTATGGACAGACCATTTCGCAACCTTATATTGTGGCCTTAATGACCGAAAAAACAAAACCTTCGAAGGGGGAAAAGGCGTTGGAAATTGGAACAGGATCCGGTTATCAGGCTGCTGTTCTCGCCGAAATTGTCGATTCGGTTTACACCATCGAATTGATCCCCGGCTTAGCCCTGCATGCCGCTAAAGTACTTTCCGGTCTTCATTACGATAATGTGGTAACGAAACGAGGTGATGGTTACCGTGGTTGGCCCGAACATGCGCCTTTCGATATCATTCTGGTCACGGCTGCCGGCGATCATATTCCCCGCCCGTTAATTGATCAGTTGGCCGAAAATGGCCGGTTGATCATGCCGGTTGGGCAGCCCGGAAGCTTTCAACAATTGGTATTGCTGACCAAACGAAATGGCCGGGTTAAACGAAAAAATCTGGCGACAGTTCAATTTGTTCCGCTGCAGCGGGAATGATTTGTATCAGGATGCATAAGACTAAAAAAAAGCCGGATCTGTTTTCAACTCCGGCTTTTTTTTTATTATTTGTACCAGATTATCGTTTTACATCAACTAATGCGCCGTCGATAATTTGATCAACCACTTCCTCGTCGAGTAGCGTGGTGATATCACCAAGGTTGGTAGCATCACCTTCCGCAATTTTCCGTAATATTCTTCGCATAATTTTGCCGGACCGGGTTTTGGGTAAGCCCGGAACTAACTGGATAATGTCGGGTTTGGCGATTGGACCGATGATCTTATTGACACCTTTCATAATCGAATTACGGATACCATCTTCGCCTCCTGTCGATAATTCACCACAAACGACAAAAGCATAGACTCCTTGTCCTTTGATGGCATGGGGATAACCTACCACTGCTGATTCGTTGACCAGCGGGTGCTCGTTGATGGCATTTTCAATCTCTGCTGTTCCCAGCCGGTGTCCCGAAACGTTGATTACATCGTCTACACGACCAAGGATACGATAGTATCCATCCTCGTCACGTTTCACACCGTCGCCGGTGAAGTACATATTTTCGAAACGCGAGAAATAGGTATCTTTCATACGTTTGTGATCGCCCCAAATGGTACGAAGCATTCCTGGCCAGGGATATTTGATACAGAGATTCCCTTCCACGCTGTTTCCTACCAGTTCTTTTCCACTATTATCGACAACAACCGGTTGCACTCCCGGCAGTGGCATGGTGGCAAAAGAAGGTTTCGTTGGAGTAACGCCGGCAATTGGACTAATCATGATACCACCGGTTTCAGTTTGCCACCAGGTATCGACAATGGGACAACGGTTTTTCCCAATATGATCGTGGTACCAGTGCCAGGCTTCTTCGTTGATGGGCTCACCAACTGTTCCCAAAACCTTCAGCGAGTCAATCTTTTTACCATCAA
Encoded proteins:
- a CDS encoding protein-L-isoaspartate(D-aspartate) O-methyltransferase; protein product: MKLITVLLLIFLFPLLACAQEDFEAKRMEMVKKQIIARGIDDGPTIKAMRKVPRQDFVPDAYRDQAYRDSRLSIGYGQTISQPYIVALMTEKTKPSKGEKALEIGTGSGYQAAVLAEIVDSVYTIELIPGLALHAAKVLSGLHYDNVVTKRGDGYRGWPEHAPFDIILVTAAGDHIPRPLIDQLAENGRLIMPVGQPGSFQQLVLLTKRNGRVKRKNLATVQFVPLQRE